The Candidatus Zixiibacteriota bacterium genome contains the following window.
TTTTCGTGGCTCCAGTGGCAGCGACGTATCCTCGTGCGTTGGGAATACTACACCGCTAATTTCCTGGGCTTTGTACAACTCGCCTGTACCCTCATCCTGCTAAAGCAATTTTGAGATAGGTTCTAGGAGATTCTGCATTATTACGAAGATTCTGCTGTTACCCACGGATGCTCAAGCCTCCGTGGGTTTTTGTATCGTTCATGTGAATCATAGCGTCAATTCACCTATCCGGTAAGGACTGTCTTTAACCGGAATCACCGTCCATTTCGCTTCACAATCGCAGTCAAGGCCTCACATACGCGATCGACGTCGGCAAACGACATGAGGGGGAACAAAGGAAGGGTGAGCAATCTCGCGGACTCCCGTCTGGTGACAGGCAGGTCGGAAGGTCTCAGGCCGATCTTACGGTAATAGTCGAACTGGTACACAGGGGTATAGTGCAGACCGCATTCAATCCCCGATCCGGCCATCAGCCGGATAATGTCGTCTCGGGTGACACGCAGCCGTTGGAGATTGACCCGGACAATGAACAGATGCCAGCCGTGACGGCAGCCTTTCGCCTCGGTGGGAAGCTGAATGAGATCCGACCACGCGGACAGGTTAGCTTCATACCGCGCCACCAACTGTCGCCGACGTCTCTGTTCACGGTCCAGCACGTGCAGCTGACCGAGCCCGATGGCAGCGTGAATGTCCGACATGTTCGCCTTGTATCCGAGTTCCAGGGCATCGTACATCCAGCCGCCGGTCTGCTTTCGTATGAACGCGTTGGAGGTGAGGCCGTGTCGAGAAAGGGTGCGAACCGAATCGATATATCCACGCTTCCGCGACAACACCATCCCCCCCTCGCCACAGGTGAGGTTCTTCGTCGCATAGAATGAGTAGACGGCCAGATCGACCCAGCTTGGGATCGGCTTCCCGCGATACAAAGCCCCAATAGCGTGCGCGGCATCGGCGATGAGCCTTAGGTTATTCTCCAGGCACAGCTTGCGCAGTTGGAGGTAGTCGCACGGGTGCCCGGTCAGGTCGACCGAGAGAATACCGGCGGTGCGGCGCGAGATACGGGATGCTACCGATTCCGGATCAAGAGTGAGGCTCTCAGTATCAACGTCTGCCAGCATCGGCTGCGCGCCAACATGCAAGATGGCTTCGATCGTGGCAATAA
Protein-coding sequences here:
- a CDS encoding DegT/DnrJ/EryC1/StrS family aminotransferase, translating into MKRKKIPLFDLALDGATVRELNRTLASGWISTGPAVLRFENAIARRSGVRYAAAVNSATAGLIIALKAAGVRPGQEIITTPLTFIATIEAILHVGAQPMLADVDTESLTLDPESVASRISRRTAGILSVDLTGHPCDYLQLRKLCLENNLRLIADAAHAIGALYRGKPIPSWVDLAVYSFYATKNLTCGEGGMVLSRKRGYIDSVRTLSRHGLTSNAFIRKQTGGWMYDALELGYKANMSDIHAAIGLGQLHVLDREQRRRRQLVARYEANLSAWSDLIQLPTEAKGCRHGWHLFIVRVNLQRLRVTRDDIIRLMAGSGIECGLHYTPVYQFDYYRKIGLRPSDLPVTRRESARLLTLPLFPLMSFADVDRVCEALTAIVKRNGR